The Pygocentrus nattereri isolate fPygNat1 chromosome 4, fPygNat1.pri, whole genome shotgun sequence genome includes a window with the following:
- the LOC108412710 gene encoding uncharacterized protein LOC108412710, translating into MANSKEAMPVTSVWSSGFVEELLPSSQQVSLLYHISYLCLAKFPKLEMLLQMRALEIQLLFGSSEAVLLKCVGTSQLVSSLFAMLIRTVEKNNPVLAIKYLEKARTWITEIIRDVEKMVDRYDTHKKDVATTTRDVITENSTIPEPTHLGEVQYFLSKIQKILVQLQGFWENVYMLLGNIKDKTFVDEDLIEEPEFKDLFVMSIQAASKVWEGFGLSCGKAVQIFRVQSKDAYSFLEIDPSSLSKDVWQKEYDSVKEKLQELKITVDPPSTPAIQN; encoded by the exons ATGGCTAACAGCAAAG AGGCTATGCCAGTCACCTCTGTATGGAGCTCAGGGTTCGTTGAGGAGCTCCTCCCATCGTCTCAGCAGGTCTCCCTGCTGTACCACATCTCCTACCTGTGTCTGGCGAAATTCCCCAAATTGGAGATGCTGCTCCAGATGCGAGCCCTGGAGATCCAACTTCTCTTCGGATCCTCTGAAGCTGTTCTGCTGAAG TGTGTGGGCACCAGTCAGTTGGTTTCGTCACTGTTTGCAATGCTGATTCGCACTGTTGAGAAAAATAACCCAGTACTGGCTATAAAGTACCTGGAGAAAGCAAGAACGTGGATCACTGAAATTATCCGTGATGTGGAAAAGATGGTGGACAG GTACGACACACACAAGAAAGATGTGGCTACGACTACCCGTGACGTCATCACCGAAAACA GTACCATCCCTGAACCAACCCACCTTGGAGAAGTCCAGTATTTTCTGAGTAAAATCCAGAAGATTCTTGTTCAGCTTCAGGGCTTTTGGGAAAACGTCTACATGTTGCTGGGCAACATCAAAGACAAGACCTTTGTTGATGAAGATCTCATTGAAGAACCCGAGTTTAAGGACCTATTTGTGATGTCTATCCAGGCAGCCTCAAAG GTTTGGGAAGGGTTTGGTCTCTCCTGTGGGAAAGCTGTTCAGATATTCAGAGTGCAGTCCAAGGACGCCTACAGTTTCCTGGAGATCGACCCGTCCTCCCTTTCCAAAGACGTGTGGCAGAAGGAATACGACAGCGTGAAAGAGAAGCTGCAGGAGCTGAAGATCACTGTTGACCCGCCATCAACACCAGCCATCCAAAACTGA
- the LOC108412707 gene encoding uncharacterized protein LOC108412707 — protein MDAEPEPEPEPGTSSSFLPPVKGGKPPIQPMKDNRMEKVGLGVNDGPPPPSAVQSERTPEVALDAVFSARLLGNETPEPEHEQVSSEDEEETLFGYPKDSKILRFFMKTAEELVRWLESTFHPQFPVWFLYEHLVGRLMEEVKMLAWINITFEASDAQLFPDEDDAMSYIISEVHEDLLNKPWRMEVSCFNEGLLYYIIYAVMNAFINYTVFCCKAARTSPDTDLEEEGSQGEPEMQELCSTALSQRSPSKCEELIRELGGSSDLSDECSETLTGFQTYKDHPTHPERAKPILLS, from the exons ATGGACGCAGAACCCGAACCCGAACCTGAACCAGGAACG TCTTCCAGCTTTCTGCCTCCAGTGAAAGGCGGGAAACCACCAATTCAGCCCATGAAAG ATAACAGGATGGAGAAAGTTGGCCTGGGTGTGAACGATGGCCCACCTCCACCATCTGCTGTGCAGTCAGAAAG GACCCCGGAAGTGGCCCTTGACGCTGTGTTCAGTGCTCGGCTTTTGGGAAATGAAACTCCAGAGCCTGAGCATGAACAGGTGTCCTCAGAGGATGAGGAGGAAACTCTGTTTGGGTATCCTAAAGACTCCAAGATCCTTAGGTTCTTCATGAAGACTGCTGAGGAGCTGGTCAGATGGCTGGAGTCTACATTTCATCCTCAATTCCCTGTATGGTTCCTCTACGAGCATCTGGTGGGTCGTTTGATGGAAGAAGTGAAGATGCTGGCCTGGATTAATATTACCTTTGAGGCATCTGATGCGCAGCTCTTCCCTGACGAGGACGATGCCATGTCTTATATTATCAGTGAAGTGCATGAAGACCTCTTGAACAAGCCCTGGAGAATGGAAGTATCTTGTTTCAACGAGGGACTCCTATATTACATCATCTACGCTGTCATGAACGCTTTCATTAATTACACGGTGTTCTGCTGTAAAGCAGCAAGAACATCCCCAGACACTGACCTTGAGGAGGAAGGATCACAGGGGGAGCCTGAGATGCAGGAGCTCTGCAGCACCGCCCTCAGTCAGCGGAGTCCATCAAAGTGCGAGGAACTGATCCGAGAACTCGGTGGATCTTCTGATTTGAGTGACGAGTGCTCTGAGACCCTCACCGGCTTCCAAACTTACAaggaccatcctacccaccctgAGAGAGCGAAGCCAATTTTGCTATCTTGA
- the LOC108412711 gene encoding filament-like plant protein 1 translates to MANSKEGVPATSVSSSGFVEELLPSSQQVSLLYHISYLCLAKFPKLERLLRMRALETQLLFGSSEAVLLKCVGTSNNLVSSLFPMLIRAVEKNKPVLAIKYLEKARTWITEIIRDVEKMVDRYDTHNKDVATTTSDVITEKSETEKQLSQLSKEIEVMTEEIRKLEEELKKTTAQLTETEQKIDAKNRELQGVVKDAAAKSSGLSILAAIVPIIGPIVKSIYDRATSPEVAAKTKALEAELNQLTAEKISLKQKEWNLQVQTIDLRMKLAKVQIEQGTIPEPTHLGEVQYFLSKIQKILVHLKGFWENVYMLLGNIKDKTFVDEDLIEEPEFKEEFVKSIQAASKVWEGFGLSCGKAVQIFRVQSKDAYNFLEIDPSSLSEDVWQKEYDNVKQKLQELKVTGDPPSTPAIQN, encoded by the exons ATGGCTAACAGCAAAG AGGGTGTGCCAGCCACCTCTGTATCGAGCTCAGGGTTCGTTGAGGAGCTCCTCCCATCGTCTCAGCAGGTCTCCCTGCTGTACCACATCTCCTACCTGTGTCTGGCGAAATTCCCCAAATTGGAGAGGCTGCTCCGGATGCGAGCCCTGGAGACCCAACTTCTCTTCGGATCCTCTGAAGCTGTTCTGCTGAAG TGTGTGGGCACCAGTAACAATTTAGTTTCGTCACTGTTTCCAATGCTGATTCGCGCTGTTGAGAAAAATAAACCAGTACTGGCTATAAAGTACCTGGAGAAAGCAAGAACGTGGATCACTGAAATTATCCGTGATGTGGAAAAGATGGTGGACAG GTACGACACACACAACAAAGATGTGGCTACGACTACCAGTGACGTCATCACCGAAAAAAGTGAGACGGAGAAACAGCTGAGTCAGCTTTCCAAGGAGATTGAAGTGATGACAGAGGAGATTAGAAAGCTTGAAGAGGAGCTGAAAAAAACCACTGCACAGCtcacagaaacagagcagaagaTTGATGCCAAAAACCGTGAGCTACAGGGTGTTGTAAAAGATGCAGCTGCTAAAAGCAGTGGCCTCAGCATCTTAGCCGCCATTGTGCCTATAATTGGTCCGATTGTTAAGTCCATTTACGATAGAGCAACCTCTCCTGAAGTGGCTGCAAAAACCAAGGCTCTTGAAGCAGAACTGAATCAACTCACTGCTGAAAAGATTTCACTGAAACAAAAAGAGTGGAACCTGCAGGTCCAGACAATCGACTTGCGGATGAAGCTGGCCAAAGTACAGATCGAGCAAG GTACCATCCCTGAACCAACCCACCTTGGAGAAGTCCAGTATTTTCTGAGTAAAATCCAGAAGATTCTTGTTCACCTTAAGGGCTTTTGGGAAAACGTCTACATGTTGCTGGGCAACATCAAAGACAAGACCTTTGTTGATGAAGATCTCATTGAAGAACCCGAGTTTAAGGAGGAATTTGTGAAGTCTATCCAGGCAGCCTCAAAG GTTTGGGAAGGGTTTGGTCTCTCCTGTGGGAAAGCTGTTCAGATATTCAGAGTGCAGTCCAAGGACGCCTACAATTTCCTGGAGATCGACCCGTCCTCCCTTTCCGAAGACGTGTGGCAGAAGGAATACGACAACGTGAAACAGAAGCTGCAGGAGCTGAAGGTCACTGGTGACCCACCATCAACACCAGCCATCCAAAACTGA